The stretch of DNA AGGCCCGACCGGTCGCCGAGGCCGACCTGCGCGCCTCGGACGCCGACCGCGAGCGGATCGCCGAGCTGCTGCGCGACGCCTACGCCGAGGGCCGCCTCACCGTCGAGGAGCACTCCGAGCGGATCGAGGCCGCCTACGCGGCCCGCACCCTCGGTGAACTCGTCCCGCTCACCAGGGACCTCCCCTCGCACCAGCCCCTCTCGGCGCCCCGGCCCGCCACCACCCGGGCCGCCGCGCCCGCCCCGCTGCCCCCGGCCCGCACCGAGGCCCCCACGGCCGTGGCCGTCTTCGGCGGCGCCAGCCGGAAGGGCCGCTTCCGGGTCGGCTCCCACCTGCGGGCGGTGGCCGTCTTCGGCGGGGTCGAGCTCGACCTCACCGACGCGGTCTTCGAATCGCCCGAGGTGGTCATCGAGGTGATCGCCGTCTTCGGCGGCGTGGACATCCGGGTGCCGGAGAACGTCACCCTGCTGGGCACCGGTGCCGGGGTCTTCGGCGGCTTCGACGTCAAGGAGCAGACCTCGGCCGACCCGTACGCGCCGGTGGTGCGGATCAAGGGCGCGGCGGTGTTCGGCGGGGTGGACGCCAAGCCGCGGCGCGGCAAGAAGCTCAAGGAGTGGGTGCGCAAGCAGCTGGGCGAGTGAGCGGCCGCGCGGCGCGGGTCCGCTCCGGGCTCGGAGCGGGTGCACTCCGGACATAACGTCAACTTCCGGGTGGGCACCCGCTCCTGGGGCGAGTGCACTCCGTAGTCGGTCCCTTGCGGTGTGCATGAATAGGGGTACGGCGGGGTAGTTCCTGTCGCACATCGTTTCTTGTACGGCTGTGACCCCGGAGACAGCCGACGCCCGGCCGGTCGAGGCCGCCGGGGTCGCGGCGGGGGGCACGCGGGGAGCCGGGCAGAGGCGAGCCTTCCCCCGAGTCTCGTCAGGAGTGAGCCGTGCTGCATTCGATCGAGTCCAGCGCCCCTAGCGCCACCGTGGCGCTCCGGCGCAGTCCCGCCCCCCAGGCGGGCACCGGGACCCAGCAGCTCGACCTGGACGACAACCCCTGGCACACCGGCGCGGCCTGCCGGCGCGACGAGGCGGGCCTGTTCTTCGCCCCCTCCAAGGAGCCGACCGCCGCCCGGCTGGCCCGGGAGGAGCAGGCCAAGCAGGTCTGCGCCCGCTGTCCCGTCCTGCTGGAGTGCCGCGAGCACGCCCTCGCCCAACCTGAGCCCTACGGCGTCTGGGGCGGCCTCACCGCGGCCGAACGCCGCGTGGTCCTGGCCCGCCGCCGGCGCCGCGAGTCCGAGATCCGCGTCCCGGCTGCCGCCCGCCGGATAGCCGGATAGGTGAGGCCGGGGGCGCGGGGAACTGCGCGAAGCGGTAGGCCGCAGGCCGGTTGTCTTCCGCTCTCGCGCAGTTCCCCGCGCCCCTCAATGAGATGCCCTGATCAGTTGGCGCGATCGAAGTCGATGGCGCTGTAGGCCCGCAGCTTCGAGAGCTTGTGGGTGGAGTCGATCTGGCGGATCGTCCCGCTCTTGGACCGCATCACCAGCGAGCTGGTGGTCGCGGTCTCCTGGCGGTAGCGGACCCCGCGGAGGAGCTCGCCGTCGGTGATGCCGGTGGCGACGAAGAACACGTTGTCGCCGCTGACGAGGTCATCGGTGAGGAGCACGCGGTCCAGGTCGTGGCCCGCGTCGAGGGCCTTCTGGCGCTCCGCGTCGTCCTTGGGCCACAGGCGGCCCTGGATCACGCCGCCCATGCACTTCATCGCGCAGGCCGCGATGATGCCCTCGGGCGTGCCGCCGATGCCGAGCAGCAGGTCGATGCCGGTGCCCTCGCGGGCGGCCATGATCGCACCGGCCACGTCGCCGTCGGAGATGAACTTGATCCGGGCGCCGGCCTCGCGGACCTCGCGGGCGAGGGCCTCGTGGCGCGGGCGGTCCAGGATCATCACGGTGACGTCCTCGACGGCGCTGCCCTTGGCCTTGGCCACCCGGCGGATGTTGACGGCCGGGGGAGCGGTGATGTCGACGAACTCGGCGGCCTCGGGGCCGCAGACCAGCTTGTCCATGTAGAACACGGCGCTCGGGTCGAACATGGTGCCCCGGTCGGCCACGGCCAGCACGGCGACGGCGTTGGCCATGCCCTTGGCGGTCAGCGTGGTGCCGTCCACCGGGTCCACCGCGACGTCGCACTCGGCGCCGGTGCCGTCGCCGACCCGCTCGCCGTTGTAGAGCATGGGGGCTTCGTCCTTCTCGCCCTCGCCGATGACGACGATGCCGTTCATCGAGACGGTGGAGACGAGGGTGCGCATGGCCTTGACGGCCGCGCCGTCGGCGCCGTTCTTGTCGCCCCGGCCGACCCAGCGGCCGGCCGCCATCGCGGCGGCCTCGGTGACGCGGACGAGCTCGAGGGCCAGGTTGCGGTCGGGCGCCTCGGGGGCGACCTCAAGGGAGCTCGGAAGGTGGTGCGGGAACTGCGTGGTCATCGTCGTCGATACCTCTCTGTACGCGACGGCCAGTGAGCGCCCGACTACTGCCTGGGTCGAACGCCGTGCTGAGGGTCATGCGATCGTATCTGCCCTTCAGATGACTGTCTGTGGCGCATGTCCCCCTCACCTGCGATTGTGTGCCGTTTTGCGGGGTTTCACCCCTCCAAGGGGACCCCGGGTGTCGGTGGGCCGACCGCGATGGGTCACCATGGGTGGGTGGCAGGCAAAAGCAGCATGAGAGGCCGGCAGACGGTACGGGACATGATCCTGTCGATGCTGGCCGTCGGCGCCGTGGGCGCCGGTGCGTACGTGTTCATTCCGCACGACACCAAGGGCGACCGCATCCTCCCGGTCGACTACACCTCCTCGCTGGCCTCGGCCAGGCGGGCCGCGCCGTACCCGCTGCTGGGCCCGGCCGACCTCCCGGCCGGCTGGAAGGCGACCTCGGTCGAGTACAAGAAGGACCCGGCGGGCCACGCCAACTGGCACCTGGGCTTCGAGACCCCGACCCGGCAGTACGCGGCGATCGAGCAGAGCGACGCGGCCCGGGTCGACGTGCTCAAGAACGCCGTCCCCGGCGGCCAGGCCGACGGCGCGGCCAAGCTGGGTGCCCAGGACTGGCAGCGCCTCCAGGGCGACCGCTACCGGGCGCTGACCGTGCAGACCGGTTCGGCGACCACCGTGGTCACCGGTACCGCCACGTACGAGGAGCTGGCCGTGCTGGCCCAGTCGCTCAAGTAGCGCCTTCCCCGCCTCCCCTCGGGTGCTCAGGCATGCGGAAGGGCCCCCACCGTCCGCACGGTGGGGGCCCTTCCGCATGCCTGGGGTCAGACTCAGACGGTGGTGAAGACCTCGTCGAAGGCGAGGCGCTCGCCACGCGGGAAGAAGGCCTGCTCGCCCGGCTTGCCGATGGCGACCACGGCCAGCACCGAGTGGTTGCCGTCGGTGAAGAACTCCTTGGTGATGCCGTCGCCGTCGAAGCCGGTCATCGGGCCCGCGGCCAGGCCGGCGGCGCGGATGCCGAGGAAGAAGTAGCCGGCCTGCAGGGTGCCGTTCAGGCGGGCCGAGCCCTCGCGGGCCGGGCGCTCGGTGAAGAAGTCCTTGGCGTTCGGGTAGGCCGGGAACAGGCGCGGCAGGTGCTCGTGGAACTCGTTGTCCACGGCCAGGATGGCGGTCAGCGGGGCGCCGGCGACCTTGGCCTTGTTGCCGTCGCTCATCAGGCCGACCAGGCGCTCGCGGGCCTCCTCGCTGCGGACCAGCACGACGCGCAGCGGCTGCTGGTTCAGCGAGGTGGGGGCGTACTTGACCAGGTCGTAGATGGCCTGGATCTGCTCGTCGCTGACCGGCTCGTCGGAGAAGGCGTGCGCGGTGTGGGCCTCGCGGAAGAGCAGGTCCTGAGCGGCGGAGTCGAGCGCGAGAAGGTCGTTCGTCATGACAGCTCTACCTCAGTCTGTGAGTCGCGGACGGCGATCGGCGCGCCGTTCTACGAGTCCAACACTAGGTGAAGCTTCAACTATTCCGCAATTCAAGTGATCCGAAGTGATCCGAATCACGTTTTGCTGCCCGCCCGCGGGCACCGCTCGGCACCAACTCCCTTGCACCCGTGCTTTCTTCCCTGCAGGTCAGAGCCGCTACTCGGCCTCCTCGGCGGCCTCCTCGGCGGCCAGCGCCGCGTCCAGCCGGGCCCGGGCGCCGTCCAGCCAGCGCTGGCAGACCTTGGCCAGCTGCTCGCCGCGCTCCCACAGGGCCAGCGACTCCTCCAGCGGCACGCCGCCCGCCTCCAGTCGGCGGACCACCTCCAGCAGGGCGTCCCGGGCCTGCTCGTAGCCGAGGCTGTCGTCGGACTGCCGGTCCTGCTCGGACTGCTCCGTCTGCTGCTGATCCGTCATGCGGCCAGCGTAGGGGCTGCGCCCGACAGACCCGAGTCACGCGGCGGGCCGGCCGCAGGGTGGCCAAAGCGGGTGCGGGGCCGTCGGGGCGGCCACTAGCCTCCGGGCATGATCACTGTGCGCCCCGCCACCCCCGCAGACGCCCCCGAGCTGGTCCGACTCCGTGCGCTGATGTTCGCCGCGATGGCCGTCGCCGACGGACGGGAGCCCGAGGACGAGAGCGGCGGGCCGGCCGCCTGGCGGTCG from Kitasatospora sp. MMS16-BH015 encodes:
- a CDS encoding DUF1707 domain-containing protein is translated as MTKAEPATRLTKAEPVAQPEARPVAEADLRASDADRERIAELLRDAYAEGRLTVEEHSERIEAAYAARTLGELVPLTRDLPSHQPLSAPRPATTRAAAPAPLPPARTEAPTAVAVFGGASRKGRFRVGSHLRAVAVFGGVELDLTDAVFESPEVVIEVIAVFGGVDIRVPENVTLLGTGAGVFGGFDVKEQTSADPYAPVVRIKGAAVFGGVDAKPRRGKKLKEWVRKQLGE
- a CDS encoding WhiB family transcriptional regulator — its product is MLHSIESSAPSATVALRRSPAPQAGTGTQQLDLDDNPWHTGAACRRDEAGLFFAPSKEPTAARLAREEQAKQVCARCPVLLECREHALAQPEPYGVWGGLTAAERRVVLARRRRRESEIRVPAAARRIAG
- the glpX gene encoding class II fructose-bisphosphatase, producing the protein MTTQFPHHLPSSLEVAPEAPDRNLALELVRVTEAAAMAAGRWVGRGDKNGADGAAVKAMRTLVSTVSMNGIVVIGEGEKDEAPMLYNGERVGDGTGAECDVAVDPVDGTTLTAKGMANAVAVLAVADRGTMFDPSAVFYMDKLVCGPEAAEFVDITAPPAVNIRRVAKAKGSAVEDVTVMILDRPRHEALAREVREAGARIKFISDGDVAGAIMAAREGTGIDLLLGIGGTPEGIIAACAMKCMGGVIQGRLWPKDDAERQKALDAGHDLDRVLLTDDLVSGDNVFFVATGITDGELLRGVRYRQETATTSSLVMRSKSGTIRQIDSTHKLSKLRAYSAIDFDRAN
- a CDS encoding DUF4245 domain-containing protein; protein product: MRGRQTVRDMILSMLAVGAVGAGAYVFIPHDTKGDRILPVDYTSSLASARRAAPYPLLGPADLPAGWKATSVEYKKDPAGHANWHLGFETPTRQYAAIEQSDAARVDVLKNAVPGGQADGAAKLGAQDWQRLQGDRYRALTVQTGSATTVVTGTATYEELAVLAQSLK
- a CDS encoding malonic semialdehyde reductase, whose protein sequence is MTNDLLALDSAAQDLLFREAHTAHAFSDEPVSDEQIQAIYDLVKYAPTSLNQQPLRVVLVRSEEARERLVGLMSDGNKAKVAGAPLTAILAVDNEFHEHLPRLFPAYPNAKDFFTERPAREGSARLNGTLQAGYFFLGIRAAGLAAGPMTGFDGDGITKEFFTDGNHSVLAVVAIGKPGEQAFFPRGERLAFDEVFTTV
- a CDS encoding exodeoxyribonuclease VII small subunit, coding for MTDQQQTEQSEQDRQSDDSLGYEQARDALLEVVRRLEAGGVPLEESLALWERGEQLAKVCQRWLDGARARLDAALAAEEAAEEAE